One genomic segment of Salmo trutta chromosome 8, fSalTru1.1, whole genome shotgun sequence includes these proteins:
- the LOC115198335 gene encoding T-cell surface glycoprotein CD8 beta chain-like, whose protein sequence is MARTFQQALLLYGLSLVSVLVSQSQTMVVRTGDTITLQCSNVTTAVGHTAWFKQVNGSEPVCISSMYGFNSTPKLHNGFHWSHIEMFSNNTTFFLKITEFEITDCGLYFCGLYPHSHMLFVNAIVLKIQGHNGGEEIPESPKESHIDEKIST, encoded by the exons ATGGCAAGGACTTTCCAACAAGCTCTACTACTCTATGGATTGA GTTTGGTCTCTGTGTTGGTTTCTCAGTCTCAGACTATGGTGGTCCGTACTGGGGATACCATCACCTTGCAGTGCTCCAATGTTACAACGGCAGTGGGACACACAGCATGGTTCAAGCAAGTCAACGGATCAGAGCCTGTGTGTATCTCGTCTATGTACGGCTTTAATTCAACACCGAAACTCCACAATGGTTTTCATTGGAGCCATATTGAAATGTTCAGCAACAACACCACTTTCTTTCTCAAAATCACTGAATTTGAAATAACTGATTGCGGACTGTATTTCTGTGGATTGTATCCACATAGCCACATGCTCTTTGTCAATGCAATAGTTCTAAAAATTCAAG GGCACAACGGAGGTGAGGAAATACCAGAGTCACCTAAAGAGAGTCACATAGATGaaaaaatatctacatga
- the LOC115198318 gene encoding uncharacterized protein LOC115198318 — protein MGGLFPLKTQVVKRTSSKMISLCLILALLVEMAAAQSSEMDLVTANVGETVTLHCFYKENLALYFMWYKQTMGDNLQILSVFYKYNKNATFYHEFKGNTRFSVQSGEGMNHLKISDMQLSDSATYYCGNSYANQVEFGAGVILTVKGSESRNMTVLQQPVSESVQPGDSVTLNCTMHTDTCAGEHSVYWFRHGSGESHPGIIYTHVDRSDQCEKSSEAGSPTQSCVYNLPKRNLSLSDAGTYYCAVASCGEILFGNGTKLDIQGHRADPLLLVYCLGVGLAFSLILIIVLACIMYKMNQRKCLQCRGSVSLTACPAVSSPDAGAQDADHLHYVALNLSNKKIKSRRQRGHMETVVYAGIRQ, from the exons ATGGGTGGACTTTTTCCACTCAAGACACAGGTTGTGAAGAGGACATCTTCAAAGATGATATCACTGTGTCTGATACTGGCACTTCTTGTAGAGATGG CTGCTGCACAATCCTCAGAAATGGATCTTGTCACGGCCAATGTTGGAGAGACAGTGACTTTGCACTGCTTCTATAAAGAAAACCTGGCACTGTACTTTATGTGGTATAAGCAAACAATGGGTGACAATCTTCAAATCTTATCAGTCTTTTACAAGTATAACAAGAACGCAACATTTTACCATGAATTTAAGGGTAACACTCGCTTCTCAGTGCAAAGCGGTGAAGGAATGAATCACCTAAAGATCTCAGACATGCAGCTCTCTGATTCAGCCACATATTACTGTGGGAACTCTTATGCCAACCAGGTGGAGTTTGGAGCAGGAGTCATTCTCACTGTGAAAG GTTCAGAGTCAAGAAACATGACTGTGCTCCAGCAGCCTGTGTCTGAGTCAGTCCAGCCAGGAGACTCTGTGACTCTGAACTGTACAATGCACACTGATACCTGTGCAGGAGAACACAGTGTATATTGGTTCAGACATGGCTCAGGAGAATCCCATCCAGGAATCATTTACACCCATGTAGACAGGAGTGATCAGTGTGAGAAGAGCTCTGAGGCTGGGTCTCCTACACAGAGCTGTGTCTACAACCTCCCCAAGAGGAACCTCAGCCTCTCTGATGCTGGGACTTACTACTGTGCTGTGGCCTCATGTGGGGAGATACTGTTTGGGAACGGGACCAAGCTGGACATTCAAG GCCATAGGGCAGACCCTCTTCTCTTGGTGTACTGCCTGGGTGTAGGATTGGCTTTCTCGTTAATCCTGATCATTGTCCTTGCTTGCATCATGTACAAGATGAATCAGAGAAAGTGTCTGCAGTGCAGAG GATCCGTCTCTCTGACAGCATGTCCAGCAGTCTCTTCTCCGGATGCAGGG GCCCAAGATGCAGACCATCTCCATTACGTAGCTCTGAATCTGAGCAACAAGAAGATCAAGTCTAGACGACAGAGAGGTCACATGGAGACAGTGGTGTACGCTGGAATTAGACAGTAG